From a region of the Fusobacterium sp. FSA-380-WT-3A genome:
- the ribE gene encoding riboflavin synthase → MFTGLIEEMGQVLSITNGDKSVQLKIKCNKVLEGAKLGDSIATNGTCLTAIEIGKDYFVADCMHETIKRTNLKRLKPGNMVNLEKSITLSTPLGGHLVTGDVDCEGIIISIEQDGIAKIYTFEIEHRFMKYVVEKGRVSIDGASLSIVGHKDNTLSVSLIPHTQEMITLGKKKVGDYVNIETDLIGKHIERLLNFKEEKEEKSKLDLNFLAKHGFF, encoded by the coding sequence ATTTTTACTGGATTAATTGAAGAAATGGGACAAGTTTTATCTATAACAAATGGAGATAAATCTGTTCAATTAAAAATTAAATGTAATAAAGTATTAGAGGGGGCAAAATTAGGAGATAGTATTGCTACTAATGGTACTTGTCTTACTGCTATTGAAATAGGAAAAGATTATTTTGTAGCTGATTGTATGCATGAAACTATAAAAAGAACTAATCTAAAAAGATTAAAACCAGGAAATATGGTAAATCTTGAAAAATCTATAACTCTTTCTACTCCACTTGGTGGACATTTAGTTACAGGTGATGTAGATTGTGAGGGAATAATCATATCTATCGAACAAGATGGTATTGCAAAAATTTATACTTTTGAAATTGAACATAGATTTATGAAATATGTTGTAGAAAAAGGTAGAGTTAGTATAGATGGAGCTAGTCTTTCTATAGTTGGTCATAAAGATAATACTTTATCAGTTTCTTTAATCCCACATACTCAAGAGATGATTACATTAGGAAAAAAGAAAGTTGGAGATTATGTAAATATAGAAACTGATTTAATAGGAAAACATATTGAAAGACTTCTAAATTTTAAAGAAGAAAAAGAGGAAAAATCAAAACTAGATTTGAATTTTTTAGCTAAACATGGATTTTTCTAA
- a CDS encoding bifunctional 3,4-dihydroxy-2-butanone-4-phosphate synthase/GTP cyclohydrolase II, translating to MLNTIEEALQDLRDGKIIIVVDDENRENEGDVICAAEFATLENVNFMATHAKGLICMPMSDYYIKKLDLPQMVTNNTDNHCTAFTVSIDHIDTTTGISAYERSVTAMKVVDENSKPSDFRRPGHMFPLRALPKGVLERDGHTEATVDLMRLAGLKEVGLCCEIMKEDGMMSRLDDLLEFARIHNLKIISIEDLIHYRKVHDELVKVECSAKLPTDSGTFELVGFDNQLDGKEHIALVKGDVSGKENVLVRIHSECFTGDILGSYRCDCGSQLKRAMREIDAKGEGIILYLRQEGRGIGLINKIKAYKLQDNGYDTVEANLALGFGEDERDYAVAAQMLKALGVKSVTLMTNNPAKISGLESYGVKVEKRAEIEIAPNNVNEKYLRTKFEKMGHKLHFDCCKENK from the coding sequence ATGCTTAATACAATAGAAGAAGCTCTTCAAGATTTAAGAGATGGAAAAATAATTATTGTTGTTGATGATGAAAATAGAGAAAATGAAGGAGATGTTATCTGTGCTGCTGAGTTTGCCACATTAGAAAATGTAAATTTTATGGCTACTCATGCAAAAGGACTTATTTGTATGCCTATGTCTGATTATTACATAAAAAAATTAGATTTACCTCAAATGGTAACTAATAATACAGATAATCACTGTACAGCTTTTACTGTATCTATAGACCATATAGATACTACAACAGGAATTTCTGCTTATGAGCGTTCTGTTACAGCTATGAAAGTTGTTGATGAAAATTCAAAACCAAGTGATTTCAGAAGACCTGGACATATGTTTCCATTAAGAGCTCTTCCAAAAGGTGTACTTGAAAGAGATGGACATACAGAAGCTACTGTTGATTTAATGAGACTTGCTGGACTAAAAGAAGTTGGACTTTGTTGTGAAATTATGAAAGAAGATGGAATGATGTCTAGATTAGATGATTTATTAGAATTTGCTAGAATTCATAATTTAAAAATAATTTCTATAGAAGACTTAATTCATTATAGAAAAGTTCATGATGAGTTAGTAAAAGTAGAATGTTCAGCAAAACTTCCTACTGATTCTGGTACTTTTGAATTAGTTGGATTTGATAATCAATTAGATGGGAAAGAACATATTGCTTTAGTTAAAGGTGACGTTTCTGGAAAAGAAAATGTACTAGTAAGAATTCACTCTGAATGTTTCACAGGAGATATTTTAGGTTCTTATAGATGTGATTGTGGTTCTCAATTAAAAAGAGCTATGAGAGAAATTGATGCTAAAGGTGAAGGAATAATTTTATACCTTAGACAAGAGGGAAGAGGAATTGGACTTATTAATAAAATAAAAGCTTATAAATTACAAGATAATGGTTATGATACTGTTGAAGCTAATCTTGCTCTTGGATTTGGAGAAGATGAAAGAGATTATGCAGTAGCAGCTCAAATGTTAAAAGCTTTAGGTGTAAAATCTGTAACTCTTATGACAAATAACCCTGCTAAAATCTCAGGACTTGAAAGCTATGGAGTTAAAGTTGAAAAGAGAGCTGAAATAGAAATAGCTCCTAATAATGTTAATGAAAAATACTTAAGAACTAAATTTGAAAAAATGGGGCATAAACTTCATTTTGATTGTTGTAAAGAAAATAAATAA
- a CDS encoding bifunctional precorrin-2 dehydrogenase/sirohydrochlorin ferrochelatase translates to MTKNNFFPFFIDLTGKNILVIGAGKVAARKITTLLSLGAHILIYTKQIKDKSITSFLFDKKNIQLIMKEIKEENFKEFITKDAFMVIAATDDKKLNEQITNYCRDNNILINNVSSNDNMTVRFCSVIENQNYKIGISANGDPKKSLVLKNKIEKFLENKN, encoded by the coding sequence ATGACTAAAAATAATTTTTTCCCATTTTTCATTGATTTAACAGGAAAAAATATTTTAGTAATAGGAGCTGGAAAAGTGGCTGCTCGAAAAATCACAACACTTCTCTCTTTGGGAGCTCATATTCTAATCTACACAAAACAAATAAAAGATAAATCTATAACATCTTTTTTATTTGATAAAAAAAATATTCAATTAATTATGAAAGAGATAAAAGAAGAAAATTTTAAAGAATTTATTACAAAAGATGCTTTTATGGTCATAGCTGCTACTGATGATAAAAAATTAAATGAACAAATTACAAATTATTGTAGAGATAACAATATTTTAATAAACAATGTTTCTTCTAATGATAATATGACTGTAAGATTTTGTAGTGTAATTGAAAATCAAAATTATAAGATTGGAATTTCTGCCAATGGAGACCCAAAAAAATCTTTGGTATTAAAGAATAAAATTGAAAAATTTTTAGAAAATAAAAATTAA
- the nrdG gene encoding anaerobic ribonucleoside-triphosphate reductase activating protein, whose translation MKIISVVENDPINSMTGFTLTFYFAGCDHYCKGCFSQNTWDYESGQEYEMEDIKELILNSRWKNVTFLGGDPLYFKNREEVIELIHFIKEKTNKNIYLWTGYTIEEIKEWIDPSIIDYLIEGRFEIDKKDLRLKLRGSSNQRVFHKGIEMKDIDKIN comes from the coding sequence ATGAAAATAATATCAGTAGTAGAAAATGACCCAATTAATAGTATGACAGGGTTTACTTTAACATTTTACTTTGCAGGATGTGACCATTATTGTAAAGGATGTTTTTCACAAAATACTTGGGATTATGAAAGTGGACAGGAGTATGAGATGGAGGATATAAAAGAACTTATTCTTAATTCTCGTTGGAAAAATGTAACTTTTTTAGGTGGAGACCCTTTATATTTTAAAAATAGAGAAGAGGTCATAGAGTTAATCCATTTTATAAAAGAAAAAACTAATAAAAATATTTATTTATGGACAGGATATACAATAGAAGAAATAAAAGAATGGATAGACCCAAGTATTATTGATTACCTTATAGAAGGAAGATTTGAAATTGATAAAAAGGATTTAAGATTAAAGCTTCGTGGAAGTTCAAATCAAAGAGTATTTCATAAGGGAATAGAGATGAAGGATATAGATAAAATAAACTAA
- the nrdD gene encoding anaerobic ribonucleoside-triphosphate reductase — translation MKVIKRNGDVVAFNKDKIFIVLQKVHKEMPFKNEAVLVEMLDHILNKIKLMNKEKIDIEEIQDIVFKTLCDFGYFCQAQKFERYRTKRSEARLKETDSLFQRIEGILENGDRENSNKNSTLPSVARDLISGEYFRFNVEKSIGKELYEAHRKKTIHWHDSDVEKELTNCCLINVEDMLDHGTRITNTDVETPKSVGTAMNIAMQIMASVSSQQYGGNSIPNFNEVFAKYAKKNFVKNFNDYFEFLFEKEYDDVLELDSANEELKAKYPKVFEKVIKKTAKEIYDACQLFEYQTNSILGSASQTPFSTITFNVPTSWESEQIILAYLKVRQTGLGALKIPAIFPKLSYIVVDGYNLKEGDPYYYITKEVSKCIAHTYYPDLLFYSKEDYDAGKYYARMGCRSRVNHEFKENEKYQQYGRFNFGVITLNLPQISLEALRHKETDVVETFMKLLEEKKSLMKLGILKRYENVRKLKAKQAPILFQYGAIARLQPDETVEKLLKSDRASVSYGFLGIDDCVRILTDDKQNISKPAGKELGLRIMKEIRRQADEIKEETGLPVSVYGTPAEASIATFFNADKKNYSDVMPEWLLKREYYTNSFHFSSELPIDAFDKIDTEAPFIKYCNGGNIMYVENGGKTYNSDAILELMKYAHDKGIEYFAVNTVSDVCFECGYTGEISYDEHTAKYKCPQCGNEEGMKMKIQRRCCGYISNYNITHALEGRMKEIKNRAIHVK, via the coding sequence GTATTTAAAACATTGTGTGACTTTGGATATTTTTGTCAAGCACAAAAATTTGAAAGATACAGAACAAAAAGAAGTGAAGCGAGACTAAAAGAAACTGATAGTTTATTCCAAAGAATAGAAGGAATATTAGAAAATGGTGATAGAGAAAATTCAAATAAAAATTCTACTTTACCATCAGTTGCTAGAGATTTAATATCAGGAGAGTACTTTAGATTTAATGTAGAGAAATCTATTGGAAAAGAATTGTACGAAGCTCATAGAAAGAAAACTATTCACTGGCATGATTCAGATGTAGAAAAAGAGTTAACAAACTGTTGTTTAATTAATGTAGAAGATATGTTAGACCATGGAACTAGAATAACTAATACTGATGTAGAAACTCCTAAATCAGTTGGAACAGCTATGAATATTGCAATGCAAATAATGGCTAGTGTTAGTTCACAACAATATGGAGGAAACTCTATACCTAACTTTAACGAAGTTTTTGCTAAATATGCAAAGAAAAACTTTGTTAAAAACTTCAATGATTATTTTGAATTCCTATTTGAAAAAGAATATGATGATGTATTAGAATTAGATTCAGCTAATGAAGAATTAAAAGCAAAATATCCTAAAGTATTTGAAAAAGTTATTAAGAAAACTGCAAAAGAAATTTATGATGCTTGTCAATTATTTGAGTATCAAACAAATAGTATTTTAGGTTCAGCTTCTCAAACTCCATTTTCAACAATAACTTTTAATGTTCCTACTTCTTGGGAATCAGAGCAAATAATACTTGCTTATTTAAAAGTTAGACAAACAGGATTGGGAGCTTTAAAAATACCAGCAATCTTCCCTAAATTATCTTATATAGTTGTAGATGGGTACAACTTAAAAGAGGGAGACCCATATTATTATATAACTAAAGAAGTATCTAAATGTATAGCACATACATATTATCCAGATTTATTATTCTACTCTAAAGAAGATTATGATGCAGGAAAATATTATGCTAGAATGGGTTGTCGTTCAAGAGTAAATCATGAATTTAAAGAAAATGAAAAATATCAACAATATGGAAGATTTAATTTTGGTGTTATAACATTAAATTTACCTCAAATATCTCTAGAAGCTTTAAGACATAAGGAAACTGATGTAGTAGAAACATTTATGAAATTACTAGAAGAGAAAAAATCTCTTATGAAATTAGGAATTTTAAAAAGATATGAAAATGTTAGAAAGTTAAAAGCTAAACAAGCACCTATATTATTCCAATATGGAGCTATTGCTAGATTACAACCAGATGAAACAGTAGAAAAATTATTAAAATCTGATAGAGCTTCTGTGTCATATGGATTTTTAGGAATAGATGATTGTGTAAGAATACTTACTGATGATAAACAAAACATATCAAAGCCAGCTGGAAAAGAATTAGGTCTTAGAATAATGAAAGAAATAAGAAGACAAGCTGATGAAATAAAAGAGGAAACTGGATTACCTGTATCAGTTTATGGAACTCCAGCAGAAGCTAGTATAGCAACATTCTTTAATGCAGATAAGAAAAATTATAGTGATGTAATGCCTGAATGGTTATTAAAAAGAGAATATTATACAAATTCTTTCCATTTCTCATCAGAGTTACCAATAGATGCTTTTGATAAAATAGATACAGAAGCTCCATTTATTAAATATTGTAATGGAGGAAACATAATGTATGTTGAAAATGGAGGAAAAACTTATAACTCTGATGCAATATTAGAACTTATGAAATATGCTCATGATAAAGGAATAGAATATTTTGCAGTAAATACAGTATCAGATGTGTGTTTTGAATGTGGATATACAGGAGAAATCTCTTATGACGAACATACAGCAAAATATAAATGTCCTCAATGTGGTAATGAAGAGGGAATGAAAATGAAAATTCAAAGAAGATGTTGTGGATATATTTCAAATTATAATATTACTCACGCCTTAGAAGGAAGAATGAAAGAGATAAAAAATAGAGCTATTCATGTAAAATAA
- the ribE gene encoding 6,7-dimethyl-8-ribityllumazine synthase — MRVLEGNFDGKGLKIGIVAGRFNEFITSKLVSGANDALKRHGVNDDDITLAWVPGAFEIPVVVQKMAESGKYDAILALGAVIKGATPHFDYVCAEVSKGCATISLKTNIPIMFGVLTTNSIEEAIERAGTKAGNKGFDVANGAIEMCNLLKGM, encoded by the coding sequence ATGAGAGTTTTAGAAGGAAATTTTGATGGAAAAGGATTAAAAATAGGAATAGTTGCTGGAAGATTTAATGAGTTTATCACTTCAAAATTAGTTAGTGGAGCTAATGATGCTTTAAAAAGACATGGAGTTAATGATGATGATATTACTCTTGCTTGGGTTCCAGGAGCTTTTGAAATTCCTGTAGTAGTTCAAAAAATGGCTGAATCAGGAAAATATGATGCTATTCTTGCTTTAGGAGCTGTAATAAAAGGAGCTACACCTCACTTTGATTATGTGTGTGCTGAAGTTTCTAAAGGATGTGCTACTATATCTTTAAAGACAAATATACCTATTATGTTTGGAGTTCTTACTACTAACAGTATTGAAGAAGCTATTGAAAGAGCTGGAACTAAAGCTGGAAATAAAGGATTTGATGTAGCAAATGGTGCTATAGAAATGTGCAACTTATTAAAGGGGATGTAA
- the fucO gene encoding lactaldehyde reductase: protein MARYILNETSYFGLGSRENLALEIQARGYKKALLVSDKILESCGVVDKVKSVLEGANIPYEIFTEIKQNPTVKNCKDGLEAFNKSGADFLVAVGGGSVIDTAKAIGIVKNNPEFADIKSLEGVAPTHTKSVPIIALPTTCGTAAEVTINYVITLEDENRKIVCVDPKDIPLVAIVDAELMLTMPNKTIAATGMDALTHAIEGYITKGAHVISDMFELKAIELIAKHLRGAVVDKNLVDMEGMSIAQYVAGMGFSNVGLGIVHSMAHPLGAVYDIPHGVANALLLPTVMEFNMSACIDKYGDIAKAMGVDTTGMTKEEIAQSAVNAVRKLAIDVGIPQTLREINIPEEGLPKLSKDALADVCTGGNPKDVVLSDIEALYKKVY, encoded by the coding sequence ATGGCAAGATATATTTTAAACGAAACTAGTTATTTTGGTTTAGGAAGTAGAGAAAATTTAGCTCTAGAAATTCAAGCTAGAGGATATAAAAAAGCTCTACTTGTAAGTGACAAAATTCTTGAAAGTTGTGGGGTTGTTGATAAGGTAAAATCTGTTTTAGAGGGAGCTAATATTCCTTATGAAATATTTACAGAAATTAAACAAAATCCAACAGTAAAAAATTGTAAAGATGGATTAGAAGCTTTTAATAAATCAGGAGCTGATTTTTTAGTGGCTGTAGGTGGTGGTTCTGTTATAGATACAGCTAAGGCTATTGGAATTGTTAAAAATAATCCAGAATTTGCTGATATAAAATCATTAGAAGGAGTGGCTCCTACTCATACTAAATCTGTACCTATTATTGCTTTACCTACTACTTGTGGAACTGCTGCTGAAGTAACAATTAACTATGTAATTACTTTAGAAGATGAAAACAGAAAAATAGTTTGTGTAGACCCAAAAGATATTCCGTTAGTTGCCATTGTTGATGCTGAACTTATGTTAACAATGCCTAATAAGACAATAGCAGCTACAGGAATGGATGCTCTAACTCATGCTATAGAGGGATATATTACTAAAGGAGCTCATGTAATATCTGATATGTTTGAGTTAAAAGCTATAGAATTAATAGCTAAACATTTAAGAGGAGCTGTTGTTGATAAAAATTTAGTTGATATGGAAGGAATGAGTATAGCTCAATATGTAGCTGGTATGGGATTCTCTAATGTAGGATTAGGAATCGTTCACTCAATGGCTCATCCATTAGGTGCCGTTTATGATATTCCTCACGGAGTAGCCAATGCATTATTATTACCAACAGTTATGGAATTTAATATGAGTGCTTGTATAGATAAATATGGAGATATTGCAAAAGCTATGGGTGTTGATACTACAGGAATGACTAAAGAAGAAATTGCTCAAAGTGCTGTTAATGCTGTAAGAAAACTGGCTATTGATGTTGGAATTCCTCAAACTTTAAGAGAAATAAATATTCCTGAAGAGGGATTACCAAAATTATCTAAAGATGCTTTAGCTGATGTATGTACTGGTGGAAATCCAAAAGATGTAGTTTTGTCTGATATAGAGGCTCTTTATAAAAAAGTTTATTAA
- a CDS encoding amidohydrolase family protein, whose protein sequence is MRTVINHGLVIDPKNSVYEPLNIAIENGKIVELSHEVLIGDNEIDAMGMCVCPGFIDIDMHEVLTDGTTPDREIFKRMLSMGVTTGIGGNSGIGVSNPKEFLDGVDEGHPINFGMLLPHGILRQKIGVDRYVSLENDQVEEMYEIGKKMMKDTGLLGISFGLRYVPGIDFNEMTTLGRLGQHKVISAHLREDAKNIFNAIEEFLDLGNYVKANYVVSHIGSMAGFGQMDKALEMLDKKREEGINVYCDCYPYTAFSAKIGSITFDEGFLERYNITYDKLEVMEGKYRGKRCTEEFFNTLREEAPDTMIIAYTINEKDMEKALSYPYTVIGSDGILNAKNIGHPRATGTFPKVLGKYSRDAKVLDLYEAIEKMTSKPAEILGINKGNLSIGSDADITIFSLEDIRDYATFENTELLPDGIVYVLINGEIALENGKIMNSNLGKSIRKF, encoded by the coding sequence ATGAGAACAGTAATAAATCACGGATTAGTTATAGACCCAAAAAATAGTGTGTATGAACCACTAAATATTGCAATAGAAAATGGAAAAATAGTAGAATTATCTCATGAAGTGTTAATAGGAGATAATGAAATAGATGCTATGGGAATGTGTGTTTGCCCAGGATTTATAGATATTGATATGCATGAAGTTTTAACTGATGGAACAACACCAGATAGAGAAATATTTAAAAGAATGTTATCAATGGGAGTTACTACAGGAATAGGTGGAAACTCAGGAATAGGAGTTTCTAATCCAAAGGAGTTTTTAGATGGAGTAGATGAAGGACATCCTATTAACTTTGGAATGTTATTACCTCATGGGATACTAAGACAAAAAATTGGTGTTGACAGATATGTAAGTCTTGAAAATGACCAAGTGGAAGAAATGTATGAGATAGGTAAAAAAATGATGAAAGATACAGGATTACTGGGAATTAGTTTTGGACTTAGATATGTTCCTGGAATAGATTTCAATGAGATGACAACTCTTGGAAGATTAGGACAACATAAAGTTATATCAGCACATTTAAGAGAAGATGCTAAAAATATATTTAATGCAATAGAAGAGTTTTTAGATTTAGGTAACTATGTAAAAGCTAATTATGTAGTATCACATATTGGAAGTATGGCTGGATTTGGTCAAATGGATAAAGCTTTAGAAATGTTAGATAAAAAAAGAGAAGAGGGAATAAATGTATATTGTGATTGTTACCCTTATACAGCTTTCAGTGCTAAAATAGGTTCTATTACATTTGATGAAGGATTCTTAGAAAGATATAATATCACATATGATAAATTAGAGGTTATGGAAGGAAAATATAGAGGAAAAAGATGTACTGAAGAATTTTTCAACACTTTAAGGGAAGAAGCACCTGATACAATGATAATAGCTTATACTATCAATGAAAAAGATATGGAAAAAGCATTATCTTATCCTTACACAGTTATAGGAAGCGACGGAATACTTAATGCTAAAAATATTGGACATCCTAGAGCAACAGGAACTTTCCCTAAAGTTTTAGGAAAATATTCAAGAGATGCTAAAGTTCTTGATTTATATGAAGCAATTGAAAAAATGACTTCAAAACCTGCAGAAATTTTAGGAATTAATAAAGGAAATTTATCTATTGGTTCTGATGCAGACATTACTATTTTTTCTTTAGAAGATATTCGTGATTATGCAACTTTTGAAAATACAGAATTATTACCAGATGGTATAGTATATGTATTGATTAATGGAGAGATTGCTCTAGAAAATGGAAAAATTATGAATTCTAATTTAGGAAAATCTATAAGAAAGTTCTAG
- the lysA gene encoding diaminopimelate decarboxylase, which produces MRYFGTMKNNNGILEIGGVSVEKLAKEYKTPLYVMDQELIESNIKKYIENFKSEKFETEVVYASKAFLSKAMCQIVEKYGLSIDAVSGGELYSIKVSKFPMNRVHMHGNNKSIEELEMCLDWGIGIVILDNISEIDKLGTLAKEKNKKIRVMLRINIGIDAHTHEYIRTSKHSSKFGESIFDENIYSIVEKILSYESLEFLGFHCHIGSQIFDTKAFHEGIETMIMFTKKISERFNMEIPEMNLGGGFGVYYVDGDVEVDIEKFMKSMIEHIEKTLEKENMTLKKVSIEPGRSIVGNAGGTLYTVGGIKNTYGGVKYVFIDGGMTDNIRPALYQAKYEAIVANKLNQEENDIVTIAGKCCESGDLIGKDMKIAKASEGDYIFVPTTGAYGYSMSSNYNKATRPAVVFVKDGKSYLSIKRESFEDLVANDVFIEIE; this is translated from the coding sequence ATGAGATATTTTGGAACAATGAAAAATAATAATGGAATTCTTGAGATAGGTGGAGTATCAGTAGAAAAACTTGCAAAGGAGTATAAAACTCCATTATATGTTATGGACCAAGAATTGATAGAAAGTAATATAAAAAAATATATAGAAAATTTTAAATCGGAAAAATTTGAAACAGAAGTAGTCTATGCTTCAAAAGCTTTTTTATCGAAAGCTATGTGCCAAATAGTTGAGAAGTATGGATTAAGTATAGATGCAGTTTCTGGTGGAGAATTATATTCTATAAAAGTTTCAAAATTTCCTATGAATAGAGTCCATATGCATGGAAATAATAAAAGTATAGAAGAGCTTGAAATGTGTCTTGATTGGGGAATTGGAATAGTAATATTAGATAATATAAGTGAAATAGATAAATTAGGAACTTTAGCTAAAGAAAAAAATAAAAAAATAAGAGTCATGTTAAGAATAAATATAGGAATAGATGCTCATACCCATGAATATATAAGAACATCAAAACATAGTTCTAAGTTTGGAGAATCTATATTTGATGAAAATATTTATAGTATAGTAGAGAAAATTCTTTCTTATGAAAGTTTAGAATTTTTAGGATTTCATTGTCACATAGGTTCACAAATATTTGATACTAAAGCTTTTCATGAGGGGATTGAAACAATGATAATGTTTACTAAAAAAATATCAGAAAGATTTAATATGGAAATTCCTGAAATGAATTTAGGTGGAGGTTTTGGAGTTTATTATGTTGATGGAGATGTAGAAGTAGATATTGAAAAATTTATGAAATCTATGATAGAACATATTGAAAAAACTTTAGAAAAAGAAAATATGACTTTAAAGAAAGTTTCTATAGAACCTGGAAGAAGTATTGTGGGAAATGCTGGGGGAACTTTATATACAGTTGGTGGCATAAAAAATACATATGGTGGAGTTAAATATGTGTTTATTGATGGAGGAATGACAGATAATATAAGACCAGCTTTATATCAAGCTAAATATGAAGCTATTGTTGCTAATAAACTTAATCAAGAAGAAAATGATATAGTTACTATTGCAGGAAAATGTTGTGAGTCTGGAGATTTAATAGGAAAAGATATGAAAATAGCCAAAGCTTCAGAAGGAGATTATATATTTGTCCCTACAACTGGAGCTTATGGATATTCAATGTCAAGTAATTACAATAAAGCTACAAGACCAGCAGTTGTGTTTGTAAAAGATGGGAAATCTTATTTATCAATTAAAAGAGAATCTTTTGAAGATTTGGTAGCCAATGATGTATTTATAGAAATAGAATAA
- the ribD gene encoding bifunctional diaminohydroxyphosphoribosylaminopyrimidine deaminase/5-amino-6-(5-phosphoribosylamino)uracil reductase RibD — translation MDTKYMELALELAVKGKGQVNPNPLVGAVVVKDGEIVGKGYHKYYGGPHAEVYALDEAGEKANGATLYVTLEPCSHHGKTPPCVDKIKKMKIKRCVIAVLDPNPLVAGRGKRILEEAGIEVVVGVLQEKALEINKVFFKYIQTGKPYLFLKCAITLDGKIATSFGDSKWITNEKSREKVQYLRNEYTGIMVGVNTLIKDNPRLNSRIENGRNPYRIVIDPHLRTPLDDCHFIEYEDSKSIIVTSIENTKSNNKNVLSYQRLLDRGIKFILLDGYDFSVDEVLDKLGEMKIDSVLLEGGSHLISRAFKEDRIDGGEIFIAPKILGGGLSFIDGFSFREIKDCFHLENTKYNIIDDNVSIEFHKNINNSLKVGD, via the coding sequence ATGGATACTAAATATATGGAATTAGCTCTTGAACTTGCTGTAAAAGGAAAAGGTCAAGTTAATCCAAATCCATTAGTAGGAGCAGTAGTTGTAAAAGATGGAGAAATAGTAGGTAAGGGATATCATAAATATTATGGTGGTCCTCATGCTGAAGTTTATGCCCTAGATGAAGCTGGGGAAAAGGCTAATGGAGCTACTTTATATGTAACTTTAGAACCTTGTTCTCATCATGGTAAAACTCCACCTTGTGTTGATAAAATAAAAAAAATGAAAATAAAAAGATGTGTAATTGCTGTTCTTGACCCAAACCCTCTAGTAGCAGGTAGAGGAAAAAGAATTCTTGAAGAAGCTGGAATAGAAGTTGTTGTCGGTGTCTTACAAGAAAAAGCATTAGAAATAAATAAAGTTTTTTTCAAATATATTCAAACAGGTAAACCTTATCTTTTCTTAAAATGTGCCATAACTTTAGATGGAAAAATTGCTACATCTTTTGGAGATTCTAAATGGATTACAAATGAAAAATCAAGAGAAAAAGTGCAATATTTAAGAAATGAATATACTGGAATAATGGTTGGAGTTAATACTCTTATAAAAGATAATCCTAGATTAAATTCTAGAATTGAAAATGGAAGAAATCCATATAGAATAGTTATTGACCCACATTTAAGAACACCTTTAGATGATTGTCATTTTATAGAATATGAAGATTCAAAAAGTATAATAGTTACATCTATTGAAAATACAAAAAGTAATAATAAAAATGTTTTAAGTTATCAAAGACTTTTAGATAGAGGAATAAAATTTATTTTATTAGATGGATATGATTTTTCTGTAGATGAGGTATTAGATAAACTTGGAGAGATGAAAATAGATTCTGTTTTATTAGAAGGTGGTTCTCATCTAATTTCTAGAGCTTTTAAAGAGGATAGAATAGATGGTGGCGAGATATTTATTGCACCTAAAATTTTAGGTGGTGGACTTTCTTTTATAGATGGATTTAGTTTTAGAGAAATAAAAGATTGTTTTCATTTAGAAAATACAAAATATAATATTATAGATGATAATGTATCTATTGAATTTCATAAAAATATAAATAATAGCCTTAAGGTAGGTGATTAA